In the genome of Daucus carota subsp. sativus chromosome 9, DH1 v3.0, whole genome shotgun sequence, the window TAATGCTGCAGGTGGTGTTTTTTTAAACAAAGGAGTTGATGATGGTTATGAGTTGATGATGGTTATGCTTTTCTTGAAAATCTAGCTGCAAATCACTTCAATAACCCGAGAACACCTAAGAAAGGGGGTAAACTTGAAGTTGATGCTTATTCTCTTTTATGATCTCAACTCGCAACATTGACACAAGAGATTCACTCACTGAAAACTTCACAAGCCTCTTATACTCAACCTATGAGTATTAATGCACTATCTTCTGTGGCTCCTATGAATATTCAAGTTTGTGAAGTATGTGGTGTTTAAGGCCACCTTGGTAATGATTGTTTGTACAATGTTTAGAATGCAAAGAATTTTCAGATAGAGCAGGCAAATGCTTTTCAGCAGAGGAAGCAATATAATATGTACTCCTACATTTACAATCCGGGGTGGCGAGATCATCCTAATTTCTCATACAGGAATAATAGTGCTCAAAATCTTtctatcaacaacaacaatatcagcATCCTCAGCAACAACAGTACAGGCCTACTCAGGGACCTATGAATCCTATTGGATTTCATTAACCCCATCAGCAACATAATTTTCAAGGTAGTCAAGCTGTACAGCCTGATTAGACAAGCGATGTGATGAAGATATTGATTCAAATGCAAAAGAATCATGAAGACAACATGAGGGAGATTAAAGAGTTGAGGACTCACAACAAGATGATGGAGACTCAAATTGCACAATTAGCCAGCTCTTCAACTACAAGGCAACCTGGTTCTTTACCATCTCAACCAACTCATTCGAAGGAGAATATAAATGCTATTTCTTTGAGGAATGGTCTCACATATGATGGTCCTCCAATgcatgctgatgatgtgatcaaCGAGAAAGAAAAAGGAAGCTCCAATGATGATAAGGTGAATGAAGTTATTGATTTGACAAACAAGGATGGAACTGAAGGAAGCAAGAATGATGATACCAAGAAGATTGTTAATGCTCCTCCACCTTTTGTGCCTAATTAGCCATTCCCTAGCTGGATGAACAAGAAAAGGTAGACCAATAGTTTCGTAAGTTTATGAAACTTGTAAAAAATCTTGAGGTAACAGTTCCTTTCACTGATTTAATTTCTCAAGTTCCATCATACGCAAAGTTTCTAAAGGATATTCTTACAAAGAAACGATCTTTTGGTGAGGTGCAGACAGTTGCTTTTACTGAAGAGTGTAGTGCTGTTTTACAAAATAAGTCTCCACCTAAACTTAAAGATCCTGGAAGTTTTCCAATTCCATGTCACTTGGGTGTATTGTTTATTGACAAAGCTTTATGCGACTTAGGCGCTAGCGTCTCTGTTATGCCTCTCTCAATTTTTCAAAAACTAAACATGGGAGATCTTAAATACACACAATTGACATTTCAAATGGCAGACCATTCTATAAAATAtccattaaattttatattcttgTAGACTTTGTGGTTTTGGACATGGAAGATGATAGTCAAATTCCCATTATTTTGGGTAGGCCATTTCTCTGTACAGGTTCTGTTATtgatgtaaaaaaatgagactTTAACTTTGAGTGTAGGGGATAATAAAAGTACTTTTACACTAACATCTGCTCTTAAGTCCCCTATGCTTAAGAATACTTGTTGCATGATTGATGTTATTGATGCAATCGTCCAAGATGAACTACCACAGGTTCTACTAGATGATCCATTGGAAGCAGTTCTTATGCTTGAAGCTTCCGAAGGAGAAGGACATGTTGAAATTGATTCACTGGTTCTTCAGCTTGATGGTAAGGCAAATTCGAGGGACTTTGAGGTAACAAATAATATCACTCCTTATGATAAACCTCAAGCGAAAAAGTTAGAGTTAAAGCCTTTGCCATCTAGTCTTAAGTATGTTTTTCTTGATGATGATGAATCTCGTCCTATGATTGTTAGTTCTAACTTGATGATAATCAAATTTCTCAGCTTCTTGTTGTGTTGCGTATGCATAGGAAAGCTATTGGGTATAGTATTGATGATCTTAAGGGAATTAGACCAGATTTTTGCATGCATAGAATTAATCTTGATGAGGATCATAAGCCTTGCATACAGGGACAACGTCTCTTGATCCCGAACATGCAAGAGGTAGTTAAAAAGAGGGTGATAAAACCACTTGATGTGGCCATCATCTACCCAATTTCTGATTCTAAACGGGTGAGCCCGGTTCAAGTAGTTCCTAAAAAAGGAGGTACCATAGTAATTACGAATGATAAAGATGAATTGATTCCCACTAGAGTTATTACAGACTAGCGAATGTGTATTGACTATTGTAGGTTAAACACTGCCACTAAAAAGGATCATTATCCACTCCCATTCATTGATCAAATGCTTGAAAGACTTGCTAAACATAAGTTCTTTTGTTATTTAGATAGGTATTCAGGGTTCTTCCAGATCCCTATACACCCTGATGATCAGGAAAAGACTACATTCGCATGTCCATATGGTACTTTTGCATATTGAAGGGTGCCTTTTGGACTGTGCAATGCGCCTGCTACTTTTCAATGTTGCATGACATCCATATTTTCTGATTTCATTGAGTCTATTATGGAAGTATTTATGGATGATTTCAGTGTTTATGGTTCCGATTTTGATGTGTGTTTGCATAATCTTTCAAAAGTGTTAAAAAGATGTGAAGAGGTCAATTTGGTTCTAAATTGGGAAAGTGCCACTTCATGGTCAATGAAGGAGTGGTACTTGGTCATCTTATTTCTGAACATGGCATCCAGGTTGATAGAGCAAAAATTGAAGTGATCGAGAAACTTCCTCCTCTTGTTAATGTTAAGGGAGTTAGGAGTTTCTTGGGTCATGCGGGGTTTTATCGACGTTTTACTAAAGATATTTCAAAAATTGCAAAATCTCTCacttaattactccctccgttcccctgagttatatacattagGGGACGGGGAcgtggcacggactttaatgctcctataaagtatagttctataacttatttttaagatttttcatttctgaataaaagtttgaatgttctatttttattcagaaaaaggaaagtttaaaaataagttatagaactatattgtataagagcattgaaatgcgtgtcgagcagtgaaaaagaaacgtatagaattaaatgggatagagggagtattgCTTAAGGATGCCACATTTGAGTTTATTGATGCTTGTTTGGGGTCTTTTTACAGGATTAAGCATGCTTTGATAAGTGTACCAATCATACAACCTCCAGATTGGAATCTTCCATTTGAAATCATGTGTGATGCAAGTGATTATGCTATTGGAGCTGTTCTTGGTCAACGGAAAGATACGGTTTTGCACGCAATTTACTATGCAAGTAAAACCTTGGATGGAGCTCAGGTGAATTATGCTACTACTGAGAAGTAACTCTTAGCAGTTGTTTATGCTCTCGATAAGTTCCGAACTTATCTCATCAGTTCCAAAGTCATTGTTCACACTGATCATTCGGCGCTTAAATATCTATTGGCCAAGAAGGAAGCAAAACCAAGGCTTATTCGTTGGATTCTATTACTCTAGGAATTTGACTTGGAAATCATTGATAAGAAGGGTGATGAGAATTTGGTTGCAGACCATCTTTCACGATTGCGGTTCAAATCTGATGTTGCTCCTGACATTCCTATTGATGATTCCTTCCCTGATGACCACTTATTTGCTATTGCCGCAAACACCCCATGGTATGCAGACTTTGTAAATTTTTGTGTGAGTGGCTCCCATCCTCCAGATTTGACTTATCAACAACGAAAGAGGTTTTTTCATGATGCTAAACAATACTTTTGGGATGACCCTTTCTTGTATCGGAAGTGTGCGGATGGAGTCTTTCGTAAATGTGTCCCCGAGGGTGAAGTAAACGACATTATCTGACATTGTCATTCTCTTCCATGTGGAGGTCATCATGGTCCTTCTAAGACTGCAGCAAAGGTACTTCAATCTGGTTTCTACTGGCCTTCTCTATTCAAGGATGCTCGTGctttttttctttcttgtgATGCTTGTTAGAggacaggtaatatttctaaaCGTCAAGAGATGCCACAAATCGGGATTCTAGAGGTTGAGATTTTTGATGTGTGGAGTGTTGATTTCATGGGACCTTTCCCAACTTCTTGTGGAAAGAAGCGCGTTAATATGAGAAGCTCCTGGCCTCTTGCGCACACAAGGTAGACCACCAATACCGccaatcaatttttattaaactGACGTTTTATGCTTCTGTCTTCACGCTGCTGAGCTTCTCATATTAACGCGCTTCTTTCTTCCGCTGGGCTCGGCCTCAAGCCCACTTAGCAGCTGAGTCCAATTTTCAATTCCAGTCCAGCCCAGTTTGATCCCTGCACTTTTGGAGTGCAAAATTTGCAAGCCACCATCTAACCATTGTGACATCTAATGCATTTGTTGAGAAGGAGCATCAGCTTTTACAAAATCCTGAGAAGTCCAGAGCAACTCAGCGGCATATCAAGGGAGTTTTCTATctaactaatattatattaatatatttatacatttatagaaaataattaaaaaaatcacaaaaaaattcaatattaaaaaattcaaataaaaaattagaaaataattgtAGATTGCCATGTCATGAATTTAGGAAATTCATGttagttgcatttaaattagagcatgtagttattaattttgtatgcatttttttagttgtttttttttatttcttttaggtTGCATAGTTTCATGAAAGTATATGATACCAAGTTAATTTCTTATGAtgattttatttgcataattttttggctagtaatcttgatcatatgtgCGGACATTATAATTACACTATTAAATGCACTAGAGACGAGACTTAGACTAGCTTAATTCTTGAGGCTTAGCTATGAGTCGAACGTAGAATTTTGATTATTCTCTTTTGAGCTTATAGTATGtaattcttaagtttggggaactttgggatgtatatgccttctaaaaaaagaaaaaataaataaatattgcaaataaactatcgagtactcctttgagatcaacgggtggtaaattttgaaaaggacGATCCacgtacttgtgctggtattaagtgcaattgtagtacaaataaaatttcttggtgacttttcacaacccttggttactcgagaattacttgacttaataaaatagaaaaaaacgagctatcaaagtcttatggtggtcgtaactcacttaccttgagaagcgtcccgaccttagaccgagcatgaaaaaaaaaagataggaCAATAAGAGAGGCATAGAATTTTCTTTGTGACCCTGaattgtagttgactctaatgtaacgaagtgtttaagcatttttttgattaacgactcatggttaagactctgttaagtttgttggtctctgttttgtttcattagaagcatgttgagcacacacgatgcacgcCATACTTGCAGTGAAAAAATTGCATGATtaatatgtgagatagatgaatgtcttgattgttgcatattctTAGGATTATATATTAacgaggttgatgttttcattatTTGTTTTTAGGCATATTATTTAGACTGCATTCATAGTAGTTGCATGTTTAAGACTtggtagaaaataataaattttgtgggtagattcactataaaccctcacaagacaaaactcgtcctactagggttgcctaggggtttaatggcttgttgcatatgctcaatgcaatcgtgtcatctacgaaagtggtgttagttagttaagacttagttttatttcgcttatttgcccgaggacgtgcaaaagcttagtgtggggatgtttgatagaatatatttttatacatactagcctttaacccgtgcaaagcacgggcgggtatatagttcgtaattaattatttataatttaaattttaatatcattttattagtattttagtattaataaattgaatttaaattattaaccaactaattatattttctcataaaaatttaacttttacaatttataatctatttatgaatatttttctgttattaatatgtgttaatatattgttcaattaattttaaatcagatttttcatatttcgtatataTCTTCATACGtatggaaaaaaaatatttgttgtataataaattaaaattaaaaagaattatattaagaataataaagtattaaaactcaaaaaacaaCAATTAAAACTCATAACACTATTAAGTTTACCTCTTTGAGCTATTTCTTTGCCTCTTTTTATTGGATTTTATGTGAAGCTACTATGCACGGTGGAGACAGAGACAAAAGGCGAATGCTGAGTGTATGTGTGATGGAGAGGGAGACTGATGCTTGGATCCCGTGATATTCTTTGGTGTTGTTTGTAAAACTAAGATTTGAATTACCAACTAAAGTTTGGAATCTAATAAGAGATTGATGGTTAGTtgtattctttatatttttagtagGGGTAAAATGGGTAAATCAATAAAACATGCCTAAACCAAAAAAAgctaaccaaaattttgtacgactacaaattaaacctatgttggctttttatagtatagtatagattctatatgattttattcttatatttattaatattttgcatTGATTTGGACATTTATTAATagaatttattgttttattgtaggaaataaagaattccaagttgagaaggatttgaagataaattagctattttggagctaaattctattaaaattcggatttattgggttcaACCCAATTTctgcactgtttgggccatatcttgggTTCCGGATGTCAAATTTGGACGATCTTATAGCCCACGCGAAGCCCGatagattttctttaattcagaagtggtccaCCAAGCAAAGTCCAACTAAAAAAGCCGGAAAACAGAGCAGCAAAGACAGCTACGAATTTTGGGAGAGAATCCTTGTTGGTTTTGGAGTTCTattttgtatattgatttaaaatattagaaagacttttattatagaaataggatcatattttattattagaagATTACCATTAGAATAGACTTTAGCTACATACGCTATTTT includes:
- the LOC108225930 gene encoding uncharacterized protein LOC108225930, with amino-acid sequence MKLVKNLEVTVPFTDLISQVPSYAKFLKDILTKKRSFGEVQTVAFTEECSAVLQNKSPPKLKDPGNFVVLDMEDDSQIPIILGRPFLCTGDNKSTFTLTSALKSPMLKNTCCMIDVIDAIVQDELPQVLLDDPLEAVLMLEASEGEGHVEIDSLVLQLDGKANSRDFELLVVLRMHRKAIGYSIDDLKGIRPDFCMHRINLDEDHKPCIQGQRLLIPNMQEVVKKRVIKPLDVAIIYPISDSKRVDRAKIEVIEKLPPLVNVKGVRSFLGHAGIKHALISVPIIQPPDWNLPFEIMCDASDYAIGAVLGQRKDTVLHAIYYASKTLDGAQEFDLEIIDKKGDENLVADHLSRLRFKSDVAPDIPIDDSFPDDHLFAIAANTPWYADFVNFCVSGSHPPDLTYQQRKRFFHDAKQYFWDDPFLYRKCADGVFRKCVPEGEVNDII